The following proteins come from a genomic window of Bradyrhizobium paxllaeri:
- a CDS encoding IS110 family transposase — translation MCTDHADTPAGCEYATVYVAFELSKAKWQLGIMMPGAEKVSRYRIDGGDLAALSSLLVKARSKAAQTGKPVRILSCYEAGLDGHWLHRWLADNEVLNYEIDASSIEVNRRARRAKTDRIDLAQLMRSFLAYLRGEPRVCSMVRVPTPEEEDRKRRTRERERLLEERTGHSNRIKGLLHGQGIRDVMPLKPDFLSGLEEMRTGDGRALPPRLKDEIRREHERLVLVHKQIKALEAANAAAHRAPAKDSVEAKAVQLAQLKAIGPHIAQLLANEVFYRNFKNRRQVGSCFGLTDMPYDSGASRRQQGISKAGNRRARTTAIELAWLWLSHQPDSELSRWFRERVGNLKGRIRKIAIVALARKLMVALWRYLETGLVPSGAVMRPSL, via the coding sequence ATGTGCACAGATCACGCTGACACACCCGCCGGCTGCGAGTATGCCACGGTTTACGTTGCTTTCGAACTGAGCAAGGCGAAATGGCAGCTAGGCATAATGATGCCTGGTGCCGAGAAGGTGAGCCGTTACCGGATTGACGGTGGCGACTTGGCGGCGTTGTCGAGTTTGCTGGTCAAGGCTCGATCGAAGGCGGCGCAGACGGGGAAGCCGGTTCGTATCCTGTCTTGCTATGAAGCAGGTCTCGACGGTCATTGGCTGCACCGCTGGCTTGCCGACAACGAGGTGCTCAATTACGAGATCGATGCGTCGAGCATCGAGGTGAACCGGCGGGCACGGCGTGCCAAGACCGATCGGATCGACCTGGCGCAGTTGATGCGCTCGTTTCTGGCTTACCTGCGTGGCGAACCGCGGGTTTGCAGCATGGTTCGGGTTCCCACGCCTGAGGAGGAGGACCGCAAACGGCGCACGCGCGAGCGCGAGCGGCTGCTGGAGGAGCGCACCGGGCACAGCAATCGGATCAAGGGGCTGCTGCATGGCCAGGGTATCCGCGATGTCATGCCCCTGAAGCCGGACTTCTTGTCGGGTCTGGAGGAGATGCGTACCGGCGATGGGCGCGCTCTGCCGCCGCGGCTGAAGGACGAGATCCGTCGCGAGCATGAGCGGCTGGTCTTGGTGCACAAGCAGATCAAGGCGCTCGAGGCAGCGAATGCGGCCGCGCATCGGGCACCGGCCAAGGACTCGGTAGAGGCGAAGGCGGTTCAGCTTGCCCAACTCAAGGCGATCGGCCCGCACATCGCCCAGCTTCTCGCCAACGAGGTCTTCTACCGCAACTTCAAGAACCGGCGTCAGGTCGGCAGTTGCTTCGGACTGACCGACATGCCCTACGACAGCGGCGCCAGCCGCAGGCAACAGGGCATCAGCAAGGCTGGCAATCGCCGAGCGCGAACGACCGCCATCGAGCTCGCCTGGCTATGGCTGAGCCATCAGCCCGACAGCGAGCTGAGCCGCTGGTTCCGCGAGCGGGTTGGCAACCTCAAGGGTCGCATCCGCAAGATCGCCATCGTGGCGCTGGCGCGCAAGCTGATGGTGGCGCTCTGGCGCTATCTGGAAACCGGCCTTGTGCCGAGCGGCGCTGTGATGCGTCCAAGTCTCTAA
- a CDS encoding serine hydrolase domain-containing protein, which translates to MTRRNLILAASTALSALALTAARARDVPKVATGFVANVLCTETFVSGLDPARVFTETTSAMPGSGLIAWALDYRVDRARKDVTVTLFGVGRSHAVYRGEGLGCYLNHGGPVADIALPPPEARPAQLPEIAGRAIVTPQTPQLAAALDRAFAEPDSSTPRNTRAIVVLKDGRIIAERYADGVGIDTPLLGFSATKSVISALAGILVRKRALKLHEPVPIAAWQKPDDPRRAITLDHLLHHTAGLKLGSSLQASLLSALEPVNRMKFMESDMAAYAASMPPESAPGAAWNYHDGNTVLLAHLIRQATGGSAAHLIGFARQELFEPLGMRNVTLEFDASGNAEASSQLLASARDWARFGQLYLNDGMAGGKRILPEGWVKYSATATPNAWVGQGAGFWTNLGDSFGATYRTERGWPREAFFAKGTIGQYVIIIPSEKLVIVRLGRSPNWPPEADGVFDLVRDVVAATGNKGKLAGAN; encoded by the coding sequence GTGACCAGACGAAATCTCATCCTCGCTGCCTCAACCGCGCTGAGCGCGCTAGCGCTCACGGCCGCCCGCGCCCGCGACGTCCCAAAAGTCGCGACCGGCTTCGTCGCCAACGTGCTCTGCACTGAGACCTTCGTCTCCGGCCTCGATCCGGCCCGTGTGTTCACTGAGACGACCTCGGCCATGCCGGGCAGCGGCCTGATCGCCTGGGCACTCGACTATCGCGTCGATCGCGCGCGCAAGGATGTCACGGTGACGCTGTTCGGCGTTGGCCGGAGCCACGCGGTCTACCGCGGCGAAGGCCTTGGCTGCTACCTCAATCACGGTGGACCCGTGGCCGATATTGCCTTGCCGCCGCCGGAAGCGAGGCCGGCGCAGCTGCCCGAGATCGCAGGCCGCGCCATTGTCACGCCGCAGACGCCGCAACTCGCTGCGGCGCTCGATCGCGCCTTCGCCGAGCCTGATAGCTCGACGCCGCGCAACACCCGCGCCATCGTGGTCCTGAAGGACGGGCGCATCATTGCCGAGCGCTATGCCGACGGCGTCGGCATCGACACGCCGCTGCTCGGATTCTCCGCCACCAAGTCGGTGATCTCGGCGCTGGCCGGCATCCTCGTGCGCAAGCGCGCGTTGAAGCTGCACGAGCCGGTGCCGATCGCAGCGTGGCAAAAGCCTGATGATCCAAGGCGCGCCATCACGCTCGATCATCTGCTGCACCACACCGCGGGGCTCAAGCTCGGCAGTTCACTGCAGGCATCGTTGCTGTCCGCGCTCGAGCCGGTCAACCGCATGAAATTCATGGAGTCCGACATGGCCGCGTATGCTGCGAGCATGCCGCCGGAGTCAGCGCCGGGCGCGGCGTGGAACTATCACGACGGCAATACGGTCCTCCTCGCGCATCTGATCCGCCAGGCCACCGGCGGCAGCGCGGCCCATCTGATAGGTTTTGCGCGGCAGGAATTGTTCGAGCCGCTTGGCATGCGCAACGTAACCCTCGAATTCGACGCCTCGGGCAATGCGGAAGCGTCGAGCCAGTTGCTGGCGAGCGCGCGCGACTGGGCGCGTTTCGGCCAGCTCTATCTCAATGACGGTATGGCCGGTGGAAAGCGCATCCTCCCCGAAGGCTGGGTGAAATATTCGGCGACGGCGACGCCGAATGCCTGGGTCGGCCAGGGTGCGGGATTCTGGACCAACCTCGGCGACAGCTTTGGCGCGACCTACCGCACCGAACGCGGCTGGCCGCGCGAAGCATTTTTCGCGAAGGGTACGATCGGGCAATACGTGATCATAATCCCGAGTGAGAAGCTTGTGATCGTCCGGCTCGGCCGCTCGCCAAACTGGCCGCCGGAAGCCGACGGCGTGTTCGACCTCGTGCGCGATGTCGTGGCGGCGACCGGTAACAAGGGAAAGCTGGCCGGAGCGAACTGA
- a CDS encoding helix-turn-helix domain-containing protein, producing MLLSTIDIALRGAAVALLLVLAVSLFRGYGTVLAGRLAAVFALGSAAHAVTASIGVTSLVSPAYVPLIALSTGNVVVFWLFTRALFDETFRLRWWHALIWAAVTAFSFVNCMWLAPTSGVRAAIIAINLLALGFIGLAVGQTITSWSSDLVEGRRRVRVFIVSAAALYGGLNAVLQISLSGSGAAEFANTLNSAMLSAVVGAITIAMMRVDGADLFPAPPEIQVDAGEAAAVESGADQKLVDALMRLMADERIYRHDNVTIGTLATKLAIPEYRLRRLINQRLGYRNFNVFLNEHRIAEAKAALADPSQAEVPVITIAMDAGFQSLGPFNRAFKAITGVTPTEYRRLKAMAA from the coding sequence ATGCTGCTTTCCACCATCGACATCGCCTTGCGCGGCGCCGCCGTGGCGTTGCTGCTGGTGCTGGCTGTGTCGCTGTTCCGCGGTTATGGAACGGTGCTGGCCGGACGGCTGGCTGCGGTCTTCGCACTGGGATCGGCGGCGCATGCCGTGACCGCTTCGATCGGCGTGACGTCACTGGTCTCACCGGCGTATGTGCCCCTCATCGCGCTCTCGACTGGCAATGTCGTGGTGTTCTGGCTGTTCACGCGCGCGCTGTTCGATGAGACATTCCGGCTGCGCTGGTGGCACGCACTGATCTGGGCAGCGGTTACCGCATTCAGTTTCGTCAATTGCATGTGGCTGGCGCCCACCTCCGGCGTGAGGGCGGCCATCATTGCGATCAATCTGCTGGCGCTGGGATTCATTGGGCTCGCGGTCGGGCAAACCATTACGTCATGGTCATCGGACCTCGTCGAGGGCCGCCGGCGCGTCCGCGTCTTCATTGTCAGTGCGGCGGCGCTGTATGGCGGTCTGAACGCGGTGCTGCAGATTTCGTTGTCCGGTAGTGGCGCCGCCGAATTCGCCAACACGCTGAATTCAGCGATGCTATCCGCCGTCGTCGGCGCGATCACGATTGCGATGATGCGCGTCGATGGCGCCGATCTGTTTCCGGCTCCACCCGAGATTCAGGTCGATGCCGGCGAAGCGGCCGCGGTCGAATCCGGCGCCGATCAAAAGCTGGTCGATGCGTTGATGCGGCTGATGGCCGACGAGCGCATCTATCGCCACGACAACGTCACCATCGGCACACTCGCGACCAAACTCGCCATTCCCGAATACCGGTTGCGGCGGCTGATCAACCAGCGCCTCGGCTACCGCAATTTCAATGTGTTCCTCAACGAACACCGGATCGCGGAGGCCAAAGCCGCGCTGGCCGATCCGAGCCAGGCCGAAGTGCCCGTGATTACGATTGCGATGGACGCCGGCTTCCAGTCGCTTGGGCCGTTCAACCGCGCGTTCAAGGCGATCACCGGTGTCACGCCGACCGAATATCGCCGGCTCAAGGCGATGGCCGCCTAA
- a CDS encoding serine hydrolase domain-containing protein, whose translation MQSKAAIDQVLRQKCEAKEIPGVVAMAATGSEVIYQGAFGKRDLGKDDAMTADSVFWIASMTKAITCAAGMQLVEQGKLSLDEPIGKLLPDLASPQVLEGFDAGGEPKLRPATKPITLRHLMTHTAGFCYDMWNGDMGKYMEKTGTPGIISCLNAALKTPIMSDPGTRWEYGTNIDFVGKAVEAVSGKRLDAYLRDDIFAPLGMNDIGFKISDSMRQRLVGMHARGEDGALAPIPFELEQAPEFHMGGGGLYGTAADYIKFTQMILNKGRGNGNQVLKPETVALMGQNHIGDLTFGKIATMAPMYTNDVDLFPDIVKKWGLSFLINTAKTQEGRSAGSLAWAGLANTYFWIDPTRNVAGVILMQLLPFFDGKALEAFAGFERGVYAGLDAGQKAA comes from the coding sequence ATGCAAAGCAAAGCCGCGATCGATCAGGTTCTGCGTCAGAAGTGCGAGGCAAAGGAAATTCCCGGCGTGGTCGCAATGGCCGCTACCGGAAGCGAGGTGATCTACCAGGGCGCGTTCGGCAAGCGCGACCTCGGCAAGGATGACGCCATGACCGCGGACAGCGTGTTCTGGATCGCCTCCATGACCAAGGCGATCACCTGCGCCGCCGGCATGCAGCTCGTCGAGCAGGGTAAGCTTTCGCTGGATGAGCCGATCGGCAAGCTGCTGCCCGATCTCGCCTCCCCGCAGGTGCTGGAAGGTTTTGACGCCGGCGGCGAGCCGAAACTGCGCCCCGCCACGAAACCGATCACGCTGCGCCATCTCATGACCCACACCGCCGGTTTCTGCTACGACATGTGGAACGGCGACATGGGGAAATACATGGAGAAGACCGGCACGCCCGGCATCATTTCCTGCCTGAACGCCGCGCTGAAGACGCCGATCATGTCCGATCCCGGCACGCGCTGGGAATACGGCACCAATATCGATTTCGTCGGCAAGGCGGTGGAAGCTGTGAGCGGCAAGCGGCTCGATGCCTATCTGCGCGACGACATCTTTGCGCCGCTCGGCATGAACGACATCGGCTTCAAGATCAGCGACAGCATGCGGCAGCGGCTGGTCGGCATGCACGCACGGGGCGAAGACGGCGCGCTGGCGCCGATCCCGTTCGAACTGGAACAGGCGCCGGAATTCCATATGGGCGGCGGCGGCCTCTACGGCACGGCGGCCGACTACATCAAGTTCACCCAGATGATCCTCAACAAGGGCCGCGGCAACGGCAACCAGGTGCTAAAGCCCGAGACGGTCGCGCTGATGGGCCAGAACCATATCGGCGATCTCACCTTCGGAAAAATAGCCACGATGGCGCCAATGTATACCAACGATGTCGATCTCTTTCCTGACATCGTCAAGAAGTGGGGCCTCTCTTTCCTGATCAACACCGCCAAGACGCAGGAAGGCCGCAGCGCCGGCAGCCTCGCCTGGGCGGGTCTTGCCAACACCTATTTCTGGATCGACCCGACCCGCAACGTCGCCGGCGTGATCCTGATGCAGCTGTTGCCGTTCTTCGACGGCAAGGCGCTGGAAGCGTTTGCGGGCTTTGAGCGCGGGGTGTACGCCGGGCTCGATGCGGGACAGAAGGCGGCCTAA
- a CDS encoding pirin family protein: protein MSWQPSNDPVLGDPKTCDALDLIIVPRTRDLGDGFAVRRALPHGKRQMVGPFIFFDHFGPVQFMAGKGMDVRPHPHIGLATVTYLFDGSIMHRDSEGNIQEIQPGAMNLMTAGRGIAHSERTPDVQRRDGQKMLGLQSWIALPAGSEEIAPSFQHYAAEALPTVKENGFTARIIAGSGFGVKSPVSMVSPWFYTEVTAQAATSVPLDPDHEERAIYLVDGEVEIANERYEGPRLLIFRPGDRITVKAVRPTRMMFLGGDALEGPRHIWWNFVSSSKERIEQAKQDWKTGRFAAVPQEHEFIPLPE from the coding sequence ATGAGCTGGCAACCCTCCAACGATCCCGTGCTCGGCGATCCCAAAACCTGCGATGCGCTCGATCTCATCATCGTGCCGCGCACCCGCGATCTCGGCGATGGATTTGCGGTGCGGCGCGCGCTGCCGCATGGCAAGCGGCAGATGGTCGGGCCTTTCATCTTCTTCGATCATTTCGGCCCGGTACAGTTCATGGCCGGCAAGGGCATGGACGTGCGGCCGCATCCGCATATCGGGCTTGCCACCGTCACCTATCTGTTCGACGGCTCGATCATGCATCGCGACAGCGAGGGCAATATCCAGGAGATCCAGCCCGGCGCGATGAACCTGATGACGGCGGGGCGCGGCATCGCGCATTCCGAACGTACGCCCGACGTGCAGCGCCGCGACGGTCAGAAGATGCTGGGCCTACAGAGCTGGATCGCGCTGCCGGCCGGATCGGAGGAAATCGCGCCGTCCTTCCAGCACTATGCGGCCGAAGCGCTGCCGACCGTGAAGGAGAACGGCTTCACCGCGCGCATCATCGCAGGAAGCGGCTTTGGCGTGAAATCGCCGGTCAGCATGGTATCGCCGTGGTTCTACACCGAGGTGACGGCGCAGGCGGCTACCTCCGTGCCGCTCGACCCGGACCATGAGGAGCGCGCGATCTATCTGGTCGACGGCGAGGTCGAGATCGCCAACGAGCGCTACGAGGGCCCGCGGCTGCTGATCTTCCGGCCCGGCGACCGCATCACCGTGAAGGCCGTGAGGCCGACGCGGATGATGTTTCTGGGCGGCGACGCCCTGGAGGGCCCGCGGCATATCTGGTGGAATTTCGTCTCCTCCAGCAAGGAGCGGATCGAGCAGGCCAAACAGGACTGGAAAACCGGCCGGTTTGCCGCCGTTCCGCAAGAACATGAGTTCATTCCGCTACCGGAGTGA
- a CDS encoding phosphoribosylaminoimidazolesuccinocarboxamide synthase, whose product MNAMLASDLPLPRIGRGKVRDIYATGGDCVLLLTTDRISAFDVVMAETIPMKGAVLTQISAWWFRQLEGVVPHHMISADADEIIRKVPALKDHRADILGRAMLCRRTTVFPVECVIRGYISGSAWKEYAASGTLAGEQLEAGLVESEKLGAPIFSPATKAETGHDENITVARVRELLGNDVAEKLENMARTVYNFGERIARHQGIIIADTKFEFGRAADGRIILIDEVMTPDSSRFWAADVYKPGRPQPSFDKQPLRDYLDAERRAGRWNGDAPPPPLPDSVVDATSKRYLEAYRRVTGDELTI is encoded by the coding sequence ATGAACGCGATGCTCGCCAGCGATTTGCCCCTGCCCCGGATCGGCCGCGGCAAGGTGCGCGATATCTATGCCACCGGCGGCGATTGCGTGCTGCTGCTCACCACCGACCGCATCAGCGCGTTCGACGTGGTGATGGCGGAAACCATCCCGATGAAGGGCGCGGTGCTGACGCAGATCAGCGCGTGGTGGTTTCGCCAGCTCGAGGGCGTGGTGCCGCATCACATGATCAGCGCCGATGCCGACGAGATCATCCGCAAAGTGCCTGCGCTGAAGGACCATCGCGCCGATATCCTCGGGCGCGCGATGCTGTGCCGACGCACCACCGTGTTTCCGGTCGAATGCGTGATCCGCGGCTATATCTCGGGCTCGGCCTGGAAGGAGTATGCGGCGTCCGGCACGCTTGCCGGCGAGCAGCTCGAAGCCGGCCTGGTGGAAAGCGAGAAGCTGGGCGCGCCGATCTTCAGCCCGGCGACCAAGGCCGAGACCGGCCATGACGAGAACATCACGGTGGCGCGGGTGCGCGAACTCCTGGGCAATGATGTCGCCGAGAAGCTCGAGAACATGGCGCGCACGGTCTATAATTTCGGCGAGCGGATCGCCCGTCACCAGGGCATCATCATCGCCGACACCAAGTTCGAATTCGGCCGCGCGGCCGATGGCCGCATCATCCTGATCGACGAGGTGATGACACCGGACAGTTCGCGGTTCTGGGCCGCCGACGTCTACAAGCCCGGCCGACCGCAGCCCTCCTTCGACAAGCAGCCGCTGCGCGACTATCTCGACGCCGAGCGCCGCGCCGGCCGCTGGAACGGCGACGCCCCGCCGCCCCCGCTGCCCGACAGCGTGGTGGATGCGACCAGCAAGCGGTATCTCGAGGCGTACCGGCGGGTGACCGGGGATGAGTTGACGATCTGA
- a CDS encoding crotonase/enoyl-CoA hydratase family protein: MTETDSVLVERDGPVTVVSINRPHCRNAVDGATARKLHDAFLAFDADENASIAVFTGTGGYFCAGADLKAVAVGDPNKKRELGGHDSIAPMGPSRLRLSKPVIAAVEGFAVAGGMELALWADMRVVAEDATFGIFCRRFGVPLIDLGTIRLPRLIGHSQAIDLILTGRPVGAQEALRMGLANRVVGRGEAVAHAITLAREIARFPQTCLCADRLSALQQWDLAEEDAIANEMRGGLKVIASGETLSGATRFASGVGRHGAFASDASD; the protein is encoded by the coding sequence ATGACCGAGACGGATTCCGTGCTCGTCGAACGCGATGGCCCCGTGACCGTCGTTTCCATCAACCGCCCGCATTGCCGCAACGCCGTCGACGGCGCGACCGCGCGGAAACTTCACGATGCGTTCCTCGCTTTCGACGCCGACGAGAACGCATCCATTGCGGTGTTCACCGGCACGGGCGGCTATTTCTGTGCGGGCGCTGATCTGAAGGCGGTGGCGGTGGGGGATCCGAACAAAAAGCGCGAACTCGGCGGCCACGACTCGATCGCGCCGATGGGGCCGAGCCGCCTGAGGCTCTCGAAACCGGTGATCGCCGCGGTCGAAGGCTTTGCGGTGGCCGGCGGGATGGAGCTGGCGCTATGGGCCGATATGCGCGTGGTGGCGGAGGACGCCACCTTCGGCATCTTCTGCCGCCGCTTCGGCGTGCCCCTGATCGATCTCGGCACCATCCGCCTGCCGCGGCTGATCGGCCATTCGCAGGCGATCGACCTCATCCTCACCGGGCGCCCGGTCGGCGCGCAGGAGGCGCTGCGGATGGGGCTCGCCAATCGCGTCGTCGGCAGGGGCGAGGCCGTTGCGCACGCGATCACACTTGCAAGGGAGATCGCCCGCTTCCCGCAGACCTGCCTGTGCGCCGATCGGCTGTCGGCGCTGCAGCAATGGGACCTTGCGGAGGAAGACGCCATCGCCAACGAAATGCGCGGCGGGCTGAAGGTGATCGCCTCGGGCGAAACACTGTCGGGCGCGACGCGGTTCGCCTCCGGCGTGGGTCGGCATGGTGCGTTCGCAAGCGACGCCAGCGATTGA
- a CDS encoding GNAT family N-acetyltransferase: MIPPLKPSAKLLRVDGPVVETARLILRPWRSDDIAANTAMLSDPDTARYITPDGRAITTEIGGWRNAAVISGHWALHGFGMFAVEEKSSRRYIGRVGPWCPPGWPGFEVGWGIDKEYRGKGYGVEAARASIGWVFSTFEIDEIIHCIESSNAPSQAVARRLGARRDGEVDLSGKINERWVTSRSSWKG, encoded by the coding sequence ATGATCCCTCCGCTCAAGCCCAGCGCCAAGTTGTTGCGCGTCGACGGCCCCGTCGTCGAGACCGCGCGCCTGATCCTGCGGCCATGGCGCAGCGACGATATTGCCGCGAATACGGCGATGCTGTCCGATCCCGATACCGCACGCTACATCACGCCCGACGGCAGGGCGATCACTACCGAAATCGGCGGCTGGCGTAACGCGGCGGTGATATCGGGGCATTGGGCGCTGCATGGCTTCGGCATGTTCGCGGTGGAGGAAAAATCGAGCCGCCGCTATATCGGCCGTGTCGGGCCGTGGTGCCCGCCGGGCTGGCCGGGTTTTGAAGTCGGCTGGGGTATCGACAAGGAATATCGCGGCAAGGGCTACGGGGTCGAAGCGGCGCGGGCTTCGATAGGCTGGGTGTTTTCGACCTTCGAGATCGACGAAATCATTCACTGTATCGAATCCTCCAACGCCCCGTCGCAAGCCGTCGCGCGGCGGCTGGGGGCGAGGAGGGATGGCGAAGTCGATCTGTCCGGCAAGATCAATGAGCGCTGGGTGACGTCGCGGAGCAGCTGGAAAGGCTGA
- a CDS encoding NAD-dependent succinate-semialdehyde dehydrogenase produces MNPPVAARASASAPSLHDRLKDPSLLRDRCYIDGVWVGTPSRPVTNPVNGVELAKVPALSTAEATQAVEAAERAFPAWAKHTAKQRSNILRKWFELIAANREDLALILTSEQGKPLAEALGEVDIGGAYVEFFAEEARRVYGETIPTQRPDARLLAIKQPIGVCGAITPWNFPCSMITRKVSPALAAGCTVVLKPANETPLTALALVALAEKAGVPKGVFNILTGNSSAIGKVLCEHPAVRFVGFTGSTEVGKILYQQASVGVKKLGLELGGNAPFVVFDDADIDAAVEGAIVSKYRNMGQTCVCANRIYAQDKIYDQFVEKLSKKVAAMKIGDGTEQGVMQGPLINMEAVDKVEKHIADAVKGGAKIVTGGKRHSLGGSFFEPTVLSNVKPDALVAHEETFGPLAPVFRFKDEADVIAMCNNSPFGLASYFYSRDLGRVWRVAEALESGMVGVNTGLITTEVAPFGGVKESGLGREGSHHGMEEYVEIKYVMMAGV; encoded by the coding sequence ATGAACCCACCCGTCGCCGCACGCGCTTCAGCTTCCGCCCCCTCGCTGCATGACCGCCTGAAAGATCCCTCGCTGTTGCGCGACCGCTGTTACATCGACGGCGTCTGGGTCGGCACGCCGTCGCGCCCCGTCACCAATCCCGTCAATGGCGTCGAACTCGCAAAGGTGCCCGCGCTCAGCACCGCGGAAGCAACGCAAGCTGTTGAAGCCGCCGAGCGCGCGTTCCCGGCCTGGGCCAAGCACACCGCCAAGCAGCGCTCCAATATCCTGCGCAAATGGTTCGAGCTGATCGCGGCGAACCGCGAGGATCTCGCGCTGATCCTCACCTCCGAGCAGGGCAAGCCGCTGGCGGAAGCGCTCGGCGAGGTCGATATCGGCGGCGCCTATGTCGAGTTCTTTGCCGAGGAAGCGCGCCGCGTCTATGGCGAAACTATTCCGACGCAGCGGCCTGATGCGCGCCTGCTTGCGATCAAGCAGCCGATCGGCGTCTGCGGCGCGATCACGCCGTGGAATTTCCCGTGTTCGATGATCACGCGAAAGGTCTCACCGGCGCTCGCGGCCGGTTGCACCGTCGTGCTCAAGCCCGCCAATGAAACGCCGCTGACCGCGCTGGCGCTGGTCGCGTTGGCCGAGAAGGCCGGCGTGCCCAAGGGTGTGTTCAACATCCTCACCGGCAATTCGTCCGCGATCGGCAAGGTGTTGTGCGAGCATCCCGCGGTGCGCTTCGTCGGCTTCACCGGCTCGACTGAAGTCGGGAAAATCCTCTATCAGCAGGCTTCGGTGGGCGTGAAGAAGCTCGGCCTCGAGCTCGGCGGCAACGCGCCATTCGTGGTGTTCGACGACGCCGATATCGATGCGGCGGTCGAGGGCGCCATTGTCTCGAAATACCGCAACATGGGTCAGACCTGCGTCTGCGCCAACCGCATCTACGCCCAGGACAAGATCTACGATCAGTTCGTCGAGAAACTGTCGAAGAAGGTCGCGGCGATGAAGATCGGCGACGGCACGGAGCAGGGCGTAATGCAGGGCCCGCTGATCAATATGGAAGCGGTCGACAAGGTCGAGAAGCACATTGCCGATGCGGTCAAGGGCGGCGCGAAAATCGTCACTGGAGGAAAACGCCATTCGCTCGGCGGCAGTTTCTTCGAGCCGACGGTGCTTTCGAATGTGAAGCCGGATGCGCTGGTGGCGCATGAGGAAACGTTCGGCCCGCTGGCGCCGGTGTTCCGCTTCAAGGACGAGGCCGACGTGATCGCGATGTGCAACAACTCGCCGTTCGGGCTGGCGTCGTATTTCTATTCCCGCGATCTCGGGAGAGTCTGGCGCGTCGCGGAAGCGCTGGAATCCGGCATGGTCGGCGTCAACACCGGGCTCATTACCACCGAAGTTGCACCCTTCGGCGGCGTCAAGGAATCGGGTCTCGGCCGCGAAGGCTCGCATCACGGCATGGAAGAATATGTCGAGATCAAATACGTGATGATGGCCGGGGTGTAG